The Ignavibacteria bacterium genome segment AAATGATTCGGCATTAACAAATTCAACCGGTGAATACCAGTTTCATCAACTTACTCCCGGAGACTATGAAATACAATTAGTTCTTAAACAAGGATGGAGGTATACTCATCCGAGTTCCGGTAATTGGTATAGACTTATTTCTAGCGGTGATTCTATACCTTCGTTTCATTTCGGCGTATATCAACCGGGAAAAATCAGCGGATTTGTTTTCAACGATGCAGATAGCAACGGCGTTCGCGATTCCAATGAAGTAGGGTTAAGCGGATGGAAAGTTTTTCTTTCGGGGGCGAAAAGCGATTCGATAATGAGTAACTCATTCGGCTATTATGAATTTGACCGTTTGTTTTCAGGAACATATACTGTTCGCGAACAGAGAAAACCGCAATGGATTCAAACTTCTCCGCCAATGGCTGTGTATCAAATTATTTTGGACGACGGGCTCGTACACGAAAATATAAACTTTGGAAATTATCTACCTCTGCTTGGGATTTATGATAAAAATTCTCCGCTGCAATTTTCCCTTTCACAAAATTATCCGAATCCGTTTAATCCCGTTACGCACTTTCAGTTTTCGCTTGCGAAGGAAGAATTTGTTTCGCTAAAAATTTACAATCTCATCGGCGAAGACATTGCAACGCTTCTCAGCAAAGAACTTCCGGCGGGAACATATTCCGTTGAGTGGAACGCAGAAAAATTTTCCAACGGTATGTATTTCTATCGCTTGCAAGCGGGCAAATTTGTTGACGCGAAAAAATTGTTGTTGCAAAAATAATTTCCTTTCCGCGGTAATACCAATGGCGATTCCTCAAAAAAAGAAATCGCCATTTAATTTTGTAATAGGAAATTGTTACGTTTTCTTCAACGAACGTTTGATAATTTCTTCAACGGATAATGTTCCCTCGTTTGATTGTTGAACAATAGTACGTACCGTTTGCTCTGCTTGAATTCTGTTGTAACCAAGCGATGTTAACGCATTTATAGATTCCGTAACCACAGAGGTTTGCGCATACGGAATTGATACGAACGATTCTTTCACTTCCACTTTTCCGAGTTTGTCGCGCAATTCCACAATCAAACGTTCTGCGGTTTTTTTGCCGACGCCGGAAATCGTTGTAAGCAACGTTACGTTTTGCGAAAAAATTGCATTGCGTAATTCTTCCGTATTCATTCCGGAAAGAATTGTTTGTGCCATTTTCGGACCGATGCCAGAAACCGTAATTAACAATCTAAACATTTCGCGTTCGAATTCTGTCGCAAAGCCGAAGAGTTGTATTGTATCTTCGCGAACGTACAAATGCGTGAAGAGTTGAATTTCTTTTGAAGAATGCTCCAACGCTTGAAATGTTGAAAGAGAAATTGATGCCGCATAACCAACGCCATTGACATCAACAACTATTTCTGTTGGAGATTTGTGAAGTACTTTCCCACGAAGAAGTGCAATCATAATTCAGATTACAGAATACTAATTTCGGATAACAAGTTTTTGGGGATTCTGTTCAAGAAATGATCTCCAGTTTTTGAATCGTTTTGCTCTTTGTTGCAAAAGAATATTTGAAGAATAATTTCTCGAATTGAAATGGCACAGGGCAACGGCAAGCGCATCTGTTTCATCGAAATGTTTTGGCGCAGATTTTAATTTCAACAATCGCTGAACCATTGCCTGCACTTGTTCTTTCGATGCGTTGCCATAGCCGACAACGGATTTTTTTACTTCGCGCGGAGAATATTCATATACGGGAAGATTGTTCAACACGCCGACAAGCATTGCAACACCGCGCGCGTGTCCGAGTTTCATTGCAGATTGCGCATTCTTTCCGTAAAACATAGTTTCGATTGCAACCTCTCCCGGATTGAATTTTTTTACAAGTAACGAAAGCGCTTCAAAAATTTCTTTCAATCGCATCGGCATTGTGTCTTTCGGATTAAGAAGTATTGCATCGCTGAAAAGAATACGTATTTCTTTTTTTTGTTTTGAAGTTGTATCAAGAATTCCAACGCCGGTAATGCGTGTGCCGGGGTCAATGCCGAGGATGGTCATCACACATCCAAATTTCTCACATACTTCGCATTCTTCTCGATGAATTGACGACGCGGTTCGACTTCATCGCCCATCAAAATGGAAAACGTTCTATCGGCATCGGCGGCATTTTCCAGCGTTACTTGCAACACGGTTCGCGTTTCGGGATTCATTGTTGTTGACCATAATTGTTCCGGTGTCATTTCTCCCAAACCTTTGTAGCGGGAAATCACAACGTTTCCTTTTTTCACCGGCGCTTCACCTTCTGCAATTGCAACTTCTTCTCCCGTTTCTTCTTCCTCGACTTCTTTTTCACTTCCATTTTTCTTTTCAGATTTTAAGCGTTTCAAAATATCATCGCGCTCTTCATCATCGTACGCATAAAATTCTTGCTTACCTTTTTTTAATTTATACAACGGCGGTTGCGCAATATATACATGTCCAAGTTCTACGAGCTCTTTCATATGGCGGAACAACAACGTGAGCAACAACGTGCGGATATGCGAACCATCAACATCGGCATCGCACATCAGAATAATTTTATTGTATCGAAGTTTTTCCGGATTGAAACCGTCACCGACACCTGTTCCGATCGCAGTAAAAATTGCGCGGATTTCTTCATTCTCCAACATTTTGTGCAAGCGCGCTTTTTCCACGTTCAAAATTTTTCCTTTCAGCGGAAGTATCGCTTGAAATTTTCTATCGCGCCCTTGCTTTGCGCTACCGCCTGCAGAATCTCCCTCAACCAAATACAACTCGCAATGTTCCGGATCGTTGATGGAACAATCCGCAAGTTTTCCTGGAAGTCCGCCGCCGTCAAGCGCATTTTTTCTTCGCGCAAGTTCTCTCGCTTTTCTTGCGGCTTCTCGTGCTTCTGCGGCGCGTAAACATTTTTCGATTATATTTTTTGCTACACTCGGATTTTCTTCGAGCCACGTTGAAAGTTGTTCGCCGACAACGCCTTCAACAATTCCTTTTATTTCGCTGTTGCCGAGTTTCGTTTTTGTCTGTCCCTCAAATTGCGGTTCCGGAACTTTCACGCTGACAACTGCCGTCAATCCTTCACGAAAATCATCACCGGTGAGTTGAATTTTTGCATCTTTGATGAGATTATTTTTCGATGCGTGATTATTCAACGTGCGCGTGAGTGACGTTCTAAAACCAACGAGATGTGTTCCTCCTTCGTGCGTGTTGATGTTGTTCACGTACGAAAACAAATTTTCACTGTAACCATTGTTATACTGAAACGCTACTTCTACTTCCACCGTTCGCCCGCTTTCGTCTTCGCCTTTTCCACTTGCGTAAAAAGATTTTTTCATTATGGAAGGGCGCGTTGCATCAGTGTATTTCAAAAACTCGAGCAATCCGCCTTTGAAATGAAATGTTTCTTCTTGTTGCGTTGCTTCTTCTTTCAGTGTGAGCGTAACGGATGGATTCAGAAACGCAAGTTCGCGCAACCGTTCTGCAATAATTTCAAACTTGAATGTTCTGTTTTTGAAAATTGTTCCATCAGGATAAAATGTAACTTTTGTTCCCGTTCCTTGTTTGCCCGCTTTGCCGATTACTTTTACTGCTTCTACCGGATCGCCTTTTTTATATTTTTGAAAATGAATTTTTCCGTCGCGCACAACTTCGACTTCGAGCCATTCGCTTAACGCATTTACAACGGAAACGCCAACTCCATGCAATCCACCGGAAACTTTGTATGAATCTTTATCGAACTTTCCTCCCGCGTGCAACACGGTCATTACAACTTCAAGAGCGCTGCGTTTTTCTTCGGGATGAATGTCCACGGGAATTCCGCGACCATTATCTTGCACGGAAACAGAACCGTCTTTGTTGAACGTAACGTTGACATCGGTGCAATATCCCGCGAGCGCTTCGTCTATCGAGTTATCAACGACTTCATACACGAGATGGTGTAATCCGCGAGAACTGACATCGCCAATATACATCGCCGGACGACGACGCACTGCTTCAAGTCCTTTTAAAACGGTAATGTCATCAGCGGTGTACGTTTCGCCGTTTGTTTTTTCTTCGAGTTCTTCTAATTTGTTTTTTGCCATATTTTAAATTGTAATTTGCAATTCGTAATTAGTAATTGGTATTATTTTTCTTTTGGGGTCTGTTGTTTGTTTACTTTTATATACGCATTTAATTTTGGAGAAAGTAATTGCAAGACTTTCTTTAACGCGTTTTCTTGTTCTGCGGTTAATAGATTTCTTTTCTTTGCTCTTCGTAACCAATGGCGTGTTTCAAGTAGTGAACCTCGTGCATAGTAACAGAATTGAATATTCTCTTTATAACTAAATCTTCCGAATCCTTCAGCAATGTTTGCACCGATAGAATCTGCGG includes the following:
- the ruvA gene encoding Holliday junction branch migration protein RuvA — its product is MIALLRGKVLHKSPTEIVVDVNGVGYAASISLSTFQALEHSSKEIQLFTHLYVREDTIQLFGFATEFEREMFRLLITVSGIGPKMAQTILSGMNTEELRNAIFSQNVTLLTTISGVGKKTAERLIVELRDKLGKVEVKESFVSIPYAQTSVVTESINALTSLGYNRIQAEQTVRTIVQQSNEGTLSVEEIIKRSLKKT
- the ruvC gene encoding crossover junction endodeoxyribonuclease RuvC, which produces MMTILGIDPGTRITGVGILDTTSKQKKEIRILFSDAILLNPKDTMPMRLKEIFEALSLLVKKFNPGEVAIETMFYGKNAQSAMKLGHARGVAMLVGVLNNLPVYEYSPREVKKSVVGYGNASKEQVQAMVQRLLKLKSAPKHFDETDALAVALCHFNSRNYSSNILLQQRAKRFKNWRSFLEQNPQKLVIRN
- the gyrB gene encoding DNA topoisomerase (ATP-hydrolyzing) subunit B, yielding MAKNKLEELEEKTNGETYTADDITVLKGLEAVRRRPAMYIGDVSSRGLHHLVYEVVDNSIDEALAGYCTDVNVTFNKDGSVSVQDNGRGIPVDIHPEEKRSALEVVMTVLHAGGKFDKDSYKVSGGLHGVGVSVVNALSEWLEVEVVRDGKIHFQKYKKGDPVEAVKVIGKAGKQGTGTKVTFYPDGTIFKNRTFKFEIIAERLRELAFLNPSVTLTLKEEATQQEETFHFKGGLLEFLKYTDATRPSIMKKSFYASGKGEDESGRTVEVEVAFQYNNGYSENLFSYVNNINTHEGGTHLVGFRTSLTRTLNNHASKNNLIKDAKIQLTGDDFREGLTAVVSVKVPEPQFEGQTKTKLGNSEIKGIVEGVVGEQLSTWLEENPSVAKNIIEKCLRAAEAREAARKARELARRKNALDGGGLPGKLADCSINDPEHCELYLVEGDSAGGSAKQGRDRKFQAILPLKGKILNVEKARLHKMLENEEIRAIFTAIGTGVGDGFNPEKLRYNKIILMCDADVDGSHIRTLLLTLLFRHMKELVELGHVYIAQPPLYKLKKGKQEFYAYDDEERDDILKRLKSEKKNGSEKEVEEEETGEEVAIAEGEAPVKKGNVVISRYKGLGEMTPEQLWSTTMNPETRTVLQVTLENAADADRTFSILMGDEVEPRRQFIEKNAKYVRNLDV
- a CDS encoding four helix bundle protein, with translation MLRLEDLEVYQLSETLADLVWEICISLDWFAKDTIGKQLVRAADSIGANIAEGFGRFSYKENIQFCYYARGSLLETRHWLRRAKKRNLLTAEQENALKKVLQLLSPKLNAYIKVNKQQTPKEK